TTTGGTTTCAATACACTCATGAGAATTGCAAAGAAAAACACGCACACATTATAAACATATATGACACCACCATCAAACTTGaaagataaaaatccaaggacAAAAGCTGGCATGCTTGCTACTATAAACAGATGGCTTTGATCAGGTGATATATAACTGGCTGAAATCATCAGTTTTTCCCCAAGAAACCTCCAGCCATCTTCAGTAAATCTCCTCCATCAGTTTTGCTGCCTTCAGAATCAGATGGTTTGCTCAAGTATCCCTCAGCCAATTTAGCATACTGCCCAATCCCTCCAGATTCTCCTTTCTCACCTTCAGCTGATTCTCCCTCTTTCTTCAAGAATCCCCCAGCAGCCTTAGCATAGTCTCCTAACCCACCCGTCTTCTCCTCTGAATCAGTGGTGGGCTTTGCTGACTCACTCGgctcttcttcctttttagGCTCTTCAGTAGTAGTGCGCGCGGGAGCTGATTCACTAGCCGGCTCTTCAACTTCTTCTTTCTCAGCTGTAGGCTTAGGCTCTTCAGAAGTAACTGGCTCTTTAGTTTCTTCTTTCTCAGGTGTAGCTTTAGGCTCTTCTTCTAGTTTCTCAGCCTTAGGCTCGTCAGAAGTGGGCTTGGCTGATTCAACCGGCTCTTCTTCTTTCTCAGATGAGGGTTTAGGTTGTTCAGAAGCTTTTGGCTTTGTAGAATGAGAAGTTTCATATTCATGAAGATAATTCCCAGCTTTGTCAACGTAGCTTCCAACTCCACCAGTCTTGTCAAGCTTCCCATAATTTTGGGCAGCATCAAGAAGATCAGCAGCTGCCCCAGCAACCTCAGCATTATCATGTTTTTTCTCTGCAGGTTCATTCTGAACGGTGGATCTTGCTGCATCAGCCACCACCTTAGCACTTGAAAGCAGACTGCTGTTTTCTTCGGATGCTGGGGCTGATTTGTCAGTAGTTTCAGCCTTGGTTTGGGGGGTGGCCGAGTcagtaaatttcttcaaaaaatcCATCTTGGGATGGCTTGTTTTTCGGGTGATGGTGCACAGAAGATGAGCTTAATTTGCCCAAAAAGGGAGagttggcttttttttttttggcgaaGGAACAGAATGATGGACAGAAATAGAACTATTCAAAGTTAGTTGCTTCGTATGGGAATCTGTAAGTATTATTGGGGTTTATATAGAGGGCTACCAATCAAGATGATGGTTCAGTTTTAGTGAATCAGTGTTCATTACGTGTACTGGTGTCAGTGTTGCCAAACGGGTTTAGATTATTAGATATGAATACGTGTTCCTGCAGTCTCTGCTACAATCAATATTAGTTCTGAGATATTTGTTGGATCAGTagcctttcttttatttctgatttctactacttttttttttttttgggtccatGACATTAATCAAGAGAAGATGTTCTGTCGGCAAAAGAAAAGGTGTGGTTCGATTATTGCCCACTTGTGAAGGGAAGGGAAGCCAAGTTGTCCAAAAGCTAATTGCAGCAAAAGCAGTGGAGCCCTCCTTGCTGTTTCTACTTCTGATGTGTTCTCCTTCCATCCATGAATTCTCAAGATCATTTAATTGTTTCATCCTCCCACACCAGATCTCCATATTTTATATGATCGCGATTCCCTTGACTTTTATCAGTTCAATTTTTTGAAGTGGTATTTTCCTATTCTAgtcacttttgtttctttcctctGATTTGGTGCTGAAGATCAACTGGTGCATTATTGTCTCAAGAAACTCACAAAGAAAAGAACAGACCTGAAATGGACGGCCAAGTTCGTTGTGTATTTGGACGTGTTATTACTTGTTAATTCGGTCCAGATCATGGTGATGACACATCAGAATTTCAGTAAGCATGCTGCCAATAGAAAAAAGACACCATGATTGTATCAAAGTGCCACGACTTTGATCGATGATGACCTCTGTATGGACATCTCAGGACACCATAACCCACCGCCATCACTAGTGCCACATTTCATCCCcagaagaaatttgagaaaatatataaaagtgATTTGAGCAAACACAAAGAAATTATTAAGGTTAATTGTTTTCCAATTCTGCTTGTTAACTCTGAAGAGAAAACGGTGCAGAGAAAGATTGGAAATTCTTTTTTAGAATGAAGAGACGATGTTCAGCAGATTctggtgtgtttggattgcatttttctggactttttgtagaaaaattactgtagtaatttgatatatatgagataaaaagatgattgaaaaatatgtttacagAAAACGTagtcatttttctttgaaaatatgcaatccaaacacttgTACTTATGTTAATTGTTGGTATAGTTTATGCATGGCGAACAGAGTATTGGAATGGTCTTAGCTCTTGAATATTTagacaataaaaaaaagggaaaaaaataaaattgagacTGTTGAATTACTAATGGGAAAAGTGATTAGATCGATTAAAGCCGGGCAAATTGTAATGTGACAAAAAATATCACATTTTTTACAACTGAACCCAAGGCAGTTTTATGTCCTTGGACTGGGCCATTAGGCAAATTGTAGAGATcggatttgtttttcttttgccatTTGTTTGGCAGTAAGAGGAAATTCTTTCACGTATTTGTTAATAGAACGAAAAAAGTAATTAGATCAGGGACGGTTGGATTGGATAATAAAGTATGAGAGATTATAAGTAAGAGATTCTAGATTCAAAACATATCACTtatgaaaacaagagaaaggtACTAAATCGATTAAAGTCATGCAAATTGTAATACGACAAGGATTTAGTACAATTACATTTGAATGATTTCGTTCCGtcattatatatattaaaatttttgacaTGCAAATGCATCATAATATTATACTAAATATATGTCAAATATTTTATCTATATACATCACTTTTAATTGGAATATAATATAATCTAATTACACATTAACTAATGTAAAAAAGTATAACAATCGAACCGAACTGCACCAAGCTCCGAGCGCATTGACCCCTCTCTCGACAATATCATATCTTTTACGACTGCACCAGGCAGCGTTCGGTTCCTGGACCGGACCATTAGGCATattctctctctcactctcttttGGGTAGGAAAATTCTCTTTAAAAGTCaaaataaggaaaagaaaattaggCTGGCCCAGACGTG
This portion of the Coffea eugenioides isolate CCC68of chromosome 11, Ceug_1.0, whole genome shotgun sequence genome encodes:
- the LOC113751204 gene encoding brain acid soluble protein 1 homolog, with the protein product MDFLKKFTDSATPQTKAETTDKSAPASEENSSLLSSAKVVADAARSTVQNEPAEKKHDNAEVAGAAADLLDAAQNYGKLDKTGGVGSYVDKAGNYLHEYETSHSTKPKASEQPKPSSEKEEEPVESAKPTSDEPKAEKLEEEPKATPEKEETKEPVTSEEPKPTAEKEEVEEPASESAPARTTTEEPKKEEEPSESAKPTTDSEEKTGGLGDYAKAAGGFLKKEGESAEGEKGESGGIGQYAKLAEGYLSKPSDSEGSKTDGGDLLKMAGGFLGKN